One segment of Rhodanobacter thiooxydans DNA contains the following:
- a CDS encoding DUF2244 domain-containing protein: MWLKPNRTLSRRGLRRLIVVLVALVLMTAGLGAWQGNVFAPLFALVESVAVAIALSVAWRAGDCSERITLDAVSLEVQSLPGRRRMCFQSYWVRVLLESGNGRQRLLLSSHGRELEIGVFLADQERVELSKKLMVLLADFNQPRKQVQQRCKT, translated from the coding sequence ATGTGGCTCAAGCCCAATCGCACGCTCAGCCGGCGCGGTCTGCGTCGACTGATCGTGGTTCTGGTAGCGCTGGTGCTGATGACGGCTGGGCTGGGGGCGTGGCAGGGGAATGTGTTCGCTCCGCTGTTCGCCCTGGTGGAATCCGTCGCCGTGGCCATCGCCTTGAGCGTGGCCTGGCGGGCTGGTGACTGTAGTGAGCGCATCACCCTCGACGCCGTGTCGCTGGAGGTGCAATCCCTGCCGGGCCGGCGCCGCATGTGTTTCCAGTCGTACTGGGTGCGCGTGCTGCTGGAGTCGGGCAATGGGCGCCAGCGCCTGCTGCTGTCATCGCACGGACGCGAACTGGAGATCGGCGTTTTCCTGGCGGATCAGGAACGCGTCGAGCTGTCGAAGAAACTCATGGTGTTGCTGGCCGACTTCAACCAGCCACGCAAGCAGGTTCAACAAAGGTGCAAGACATGA
- a CDS encoding cytochrome c oxidase subunit 3 — MGQQHDAYFVPAKSYWPFVAAVVMFTTVFGAAHWLNAEPGEAGFGKTVLTVGVIGVLAMFFGWFRSVIHESLAGSYNPQVDTSFRMGMMWFIFSEVMFFGAFFGALFYIRMFSVPWLGGEGHGVLTHQFLWSDYAASWGANGGNGPEQVGGAFRTVPAWGLPLLNTLILLTSSVTVTIAHHALRAGHRGKILLFLGLTVLLGATFLYFQAHEYMEAYKELNLTLHSGVYGSTFFLLTGFHGLHVTLGTIMLAVIWLRVLKGHFNKDHHFGFEAVAWYWHFVDVVWLGLFMFVYIL; from the coding sequence ATGGGTCAGCAGCACGACGCTTACTTTGTTCCGGCCAAGAGCTATTGGCCGTTCGTGGCCGCAGTGGTCATGTTCACCACCGTGTTCGGTGCCGCGCACTGGCTGAACGCGGAGCCCGGTGAGGCCGGCTTCGGCAAGACCGTGTTGACCGTCGGCGTGATCGGCGTGCTGGCCATGTTCTTCGGCTGGTTCCGCTCGGTGATTCACGAATCACTGGCCGGCAGCTACAACCCGCAGGTCGACACCTCGTTCCGCATGGGCATGATGTGGTTCATCTTCTCCGAGGTGATGTTCTTCGGCGCGTTCTTCGGCGCGCTGTTCTACATCCGCATGTTCTCGGTGCCGTGGCTGGGCGGCGAAGGCCACGGCGTGCTGACCCACCAGTTCCTGTGGAGCGACTACGCGGCGTCGTGGGGTGCCAATGGCGGCAACGGCCCGGAGCAGGTCGGTGGCGCATTCCGCACCGTGCCGGCGTGGGGTCTGCCGCTGCTGAACACGCTGATCCTGCTCACCTCCAGCGTCACCGTGACGATCGCGCACCACGCGCTGCGCGCCGGCCATCGCGGCAAGATCCTGCTGTTCCTGGGCCTGACCGTGCTGCTGGGCGCCACCTTCCTGTACTTCCAGGCGCACGAGTACATGGAGGCGTACAAGGAGTTGAACCTGACCCTGCACAGCGGCGTCTACGGTTCCACCTTCTTCCTGCTGACCGGCTTCCATGGCCTGCACGTGACGCTGGGCACGATCATGCTGGCGGTGATCTGGCTGCGCGTGCTGAAGGGCCACTTCAACAAGGACCATCACTTCGGCTTCGAGGCGGTGGCTTGGTACTGGCACTTCGTCGACGTGGTCTGGCTCGGCCTGTTCATGTTCGTCTACATACTTTGA
- a CDS encoding SURF1 family protein, with amino-acid sequence MNGFRRPSWWALLLTVAGALLFIRLGVWQLHRADFKEALLRRYAASAAAPLQDFARVAEAPPADGFPRVRVSGRYLADRLYLLDNPKHDGLGGVEVFAPLALEGHAQLLLVDLGFLPGNGNGKTPQLPALPVGEVSLQGLYVPPPPVGFEMGGDALKRQARWPKNSIFLDPAEVASDLGRPLYPRLLALDPDPAAIYERVHTLDFSSMPPARHRAYAFQWFTFALAAVVILLVVHRKRKPRKS; translated from the coding sequence GTGAACGGGTTTCGCCGTCCTTCGTGGTGGGCGCTGCTGCTGACGGTGGCCGGGGCCTTGCTGTTTATACGTCTGGGCGTGTGGCAGCTGCACCGTGCCGACTTCAAGGAAGCACTTCTGCGGCGGTATGCCGCATCGGCGGCCGCGCCGCTGCAGGACTTCGCCAGGGTGGCCGAAGCGCCGCCGGCCGACGGCTTCCCGCGGGTACGGGTGAGTGGCCGCTACCTTGCCGACCGCCTGTACCTGCTGGACAACCCGAAGCACGACGGCCTCGGCGGGGTGGAGGTGTTCGCGCCGCTGGCGCTGGAGGGCCATGCGCAACTGCTGCTGGTCGACCTGGGCTTCCTGCCCGGCAACGGCAATGGCAAGACGCCGCAGCTGCCGGCGCTGCCCGTTGGCGAGGTGAGCCTGCAGGGCTTGTACGTACCGCCGCCGCCGGTCGGTTTCGAGATGGGCGGGGATGCGCTGAAGCGACAGGCCCGGTGGCCGAAGAACAGCATCTTTCTGGACCCGGCGGAAGTCGCCAGCGACCTCGGTCGCCCGTTGTACCCGCGGTTGCTGGCGCTGGACCCCGACCCGGCCGCGATCTACGAGCGCGTGCACACCCTCGATTTTTCCTCGATGCCACCGGCGCGGCATCGTGCCTATGCATTCCAGTGGTTCACCTTTGCGCTCGCCGCGGTGGTCATCCTGCTGGTCGTGCATCGCAAGCGCAAACCGCGCAAATCCTGA
- a CDS encoding COX15/CtaA family protein has protein sequence MSARSLKILRWLALFAAVFAFGLVMFGAFVRLSNAGLSCPDWPTCYGQVTWPQHAQAVAHADAAFPDRPYEAHKAWREQVHRFFAGTLGVLVLLLALLASGRRRDTLLAVLAGAVFAALGVGLYMRGEHLWSSLLAACAIALPLLAAIRLPRPGAWKICVLALAVIIFQAMLGMWTVTLLLKPVVVMGHLLGGMTTFALLAYAALRFAGVAAVDDRLADLRRLVAIGLVLLLCQIALGGWTSANYAALACGYGPGSFPQCLGQWAPPTDFREGFVLWRGIGVNYEGGVLDMAARSAIQIAHRLGALVVFCYLGWLAIKAARRGLRLCGLAIALALAGQVLLGISNVYFGLPLAVATAHNGVAALLLFTLLATLARTQRQHDESMFLSLGRH, from the coding sequence ATGTCGGCACGCTCCCTGAAAATTCTCCGCTGGCTGGCGCTGTTCGCGGCGGTGTTCGCGTTCGGGCTGGTGATGTTTGGCGCGTTCGTGCGGCTGTCGAACGCCGGCCTGTCCTGCCCGGACTGGCCGACCTGCTACGGCCAGGTGACCTGGCCGCAGCACGCGCAGGCGGTGGCGCATGCCGACGCGGCGTTCCCGGATCGGCCGTACGAGGCGCACAAGGCCTGGCGCGAGCAGGTGCACCGCTTCTTCGCCGGCACGCTCGGCGTGCTGGTGCTGCTGCTGGCGCTGCTGGCGAGCGGGCGCCGGCGCGACACGCTGTTGGCAGTGCTCGCCGGCGCCGTATTCGCGGCGCTCGGCGTGGGCCTGTACATGCGCGGCGAGCACCTGTGGTCGTCGCTGCTGGCGGCCTGTGCGATCGCGCTGCCGCTGCTTGCCGCGATCCGGCTGCCGCGGCCTGGCGCCTGGAAGATCTGCGTGCTGGCGCTGGCGGTGATCATCTTCCAGGCGATGCTCGGCATGTGGACGGTGACCCTGCTGCTCAAGCCCGTCGTGGTGATGGGCCACCTGCTCGGCGGCATGACCACGTTCGCGCTGCTGGCGTATGCCGCGCTGCGTTTCGCCGGCGTGGCGGCGGTGGACGATCGTCTGGCCGATCTGCGTCGGCTGGTGGCGATCGGCCTGGTGTTGCTGCTGTGCCAGATCGCGCTGGGTGGCTGGACTTCGGCGAACTACGCGGCGCTGGCCTGCGGCTACGGTCCCGGCTCGTTCCCGCAGTGCCTCGGTCAGTGGGCGCCACCGACCGATTTCCGCGAAGGATTCGTGCTGTGGCGCGGGATCGGCGTGAACTACGAAGGCGGCGTGCTGGACATGGCCGCGCGCAGTGCGATCCAGATCGCGCACCGGCTCGGTGCGCTGGTGGTGTTCTGCTACCTCGGCTGGCTGGCGATCAAGGCCGCCCGGCGTGGGCTGCGCCTGTGCGGTCTGGCGATCGCGCTGGCGCTGGCGGGCCAGGTGCTGCTGGGCATCAGCAATGTGTACTTCGGCCTGCCGCTGGCGGTGGCGACCGCGCACAATGGCGTGGCGGCCTTGCTGCTGTTCACCTTGCTGGCCACGCTGGCACGCACGCAGCGGCAGCATGACGAATCGATGTTCCTGTCGTTGGGGCGACACTGA
- the ctaD gene encoding cytochrome c oxidase subunit I gives MSYAATHDQHDDHHGAPKSFFQRWCMSTNHKDIGTLYLIFALTMFFIGGSFAMAIRAELFKPGLQLMQPYFFNQLTTMHALVMIFGAIMPAFVGLGNWMIPLMVGAPDMALPRMNNLSFWILPFAFLLMLSTLFLPGGGPSGGWTMYPPLALQSDSLAYVVFAIHLMGISSIMGAINIIATILNMRAPGMDLLKMPVFVWSWLITAFLLIAVMPVLAGAVTMLLTDKYFGTNFFNPGGGGDPVLYQHIFWFFGHPEVYIMILPAFGIISEIVPTFARKPIFGYKAMVFAIACIAFLSFIVWAHHMFAVGLPLGAEIFFMYATMLISVPTGVKVFNWVATMWGGSMTFETPMLFAIAFIILFTIGGFSGLMLALVPADFQYHDTYFVVAHFHYVLVTGALFAIIGATYYWLPKWTGNMYNEFWGKVHFWNSVIWVNVLFFPQHFLGLAGMPRRIPDYNVAFANFNMISSIGGFLFGATQLIFIGVLIHCAFFSKKKATDRVWEGAKGLEWTVPSPAPHHTFEVPPVIHDDELAHGHVND, from the coding sequence ATGTCCTACGCAGCCACCCATGATCAGCACGACGATCACCACGGCGCGCCGAAAAGTTTTTTCCAGCGCTGGTGCATGTCCACCAACCACAAGGACATCGGCACGCTGTACCTGATCTTCGCGCTGACGATGTTCTTCATCGGCGGCAGCTTCGCGATGGCGATCCGTGCCGAGCTGTTCAAGCCCGGCCTGCAGCTGATGCAGCCGTACTTCTTCAACCAGCTGACCACCATGCATGCGCTGGTGATGATCTTCGGCGCGATCATGCCGGCCTTCGTCGGCCTCGGTAACTGGATGATCCCACTGATGGTCGGCGCGCCGGACATGGCGCTGCCGCGCATGAACAACCTGTCGTTCTGGATCCTGCCGTTTGCGTTCCTGCTGATGCTGTCGACGCTGTTCCTGCCGGGTGGCGGCCCGTCCGGCGGCTGGACGATGTATCCGCCGCTGGCGCTGCAGAGCGATTCGCTGGCCTACGTGGTGTTCGCGATCCATCTGATGGGCATCAGCTCGATCATGGGCGCGATCAACATCATCGCCACCATCTTGAACATGCGCGCGCCGGGCATGGACCTGCTGAAGATGCCGGTGTTCGTGTGGAGCTGGCTGATCACCGCGTTCCTGCTGATCGCCGTGATGCCGGTGCTGGCCGGTGCGGTGACCATGCTGCTCACCGACAAATACTTCGGCACCAACTTCTTCAACCCGGGCGGCGGCGGCGACCCCGTCCTGTACCAGCACATCTTCTGGTTCTTCGGCCATCCCGAGGTCTACATCATGATCCTGCCTGCATTCGGGATCATCTCGGAGATCGTGCCGACCTTCGCGCGCAAGCCGATCTTCGGCTACAAGGCGATGGTGTTCGCGATCGCCTGCATCGCGTTCCTGTCGTTCATCGTGTGGGCGCATCACATGTTCGCGGTGGGCCTGCCGCTGGGCGCCGAGATCTTCTTCATGTACGCCACCATGCTGATCTCGGTGCCGACTGGCGTGAAGGTGTTCAACTGGGTCGCCACCATGTGGGGCGGTTCGATGACCTTCGAGACGCCGATGCTGTTCGCGATCGCGTTCATCATCCTGTTCACCATCGGCGGCTTCTCCGGCCTGATGCTGGCGCTGGTGCCGGCCGACTTCCAGTACCACGACACCTACTTTGTGGTGGCGCATTTCCACTACGTGCTGGTGACCGGTGCGCTGTTCGCGATCATCGGCGCCACGTACTACTGGCTGCCGAAGTGGACCGGCAACATGTACAACGAGTTCTGGGGCAAGGTGCACTTCTGGAACAGCGTGATCTGGGTCAACGTGCTGTTCTTCCCGCAGCACTTCCTGGGCCTGGCCGGCATGCCGCGCCGCATCCCCGACTACAACGTGGCGTTCGCCAACTTCAACATGATCAGCTCGATCGGCGGCTTCCTGTTCGGTGCCACCCAGCTGATCTTCATCGGCGTGCTTATCCACTGCGCGTTCTTCTCCAAGAAGAAGGCCACCGACCGCGTGTGGGAAGGCGCCAAGGGTCTGGAGTGGACGGTGCCGTCGCCGGCCCCGCACCATACCTTCGAAGTGCCGCCGGTGATTCACGACGACGAACTGGCGCACGGCCACGTGAACGATTGA
- a CDS encoding twin transmembrane helix small protein, translating to METIYKIALVVVLLVVVFSLGQALYFMMTDKDDDKRTVWALTRRIGLSLLFIAMVAFGIWMGWLHPHDVGQ from the coding sequence GTGGAAACCATCTATAAAATTGCGCTGGTGGTAGTACTGCTGGTGGTCGTCTTCAGCCTCGGCCAGGCGCTGTACTTCATGATGACCGACAAGGACGACGACAAGCGCACCGTGTGGGCGCTGACCCGCCGCATCGGCCTGTCGCTGCTGTTCATCGCCATGGTCGCGTTCGGCATCTGGATGGGCTGGCTGCACCCGCACGACGTCGGCCAGTGA
- a CDS encoding restriction endonuclease: MTKQRNGQAEFARWMGPLLDALRALGGSAKPQEVSRWIARELSLPSEITEATLKSGANRFHNQVQWARQYLVWQGLLDDSKRGTWTLSPLGWKTRLDEDAARTLFLDRVKIQQAERRQHATTETRVESKTADAESPGELQDLGLLDVLKSLPPYGFELICGRLLREHGFEEVEVTQRSRDGGIDGYGLLRLSAFVSLRVAFQAKRYKDVVARSAVGEFRNALLGRAEKGVFITTGRFTQDAEAEATRDGVVPIELIDGEQLTELFQDKLIGVKPKMVYEIDHAFFDEFRRES; the protein is encoded by the coding sequence ATGACGAAACAGAGAAATGGGCAAGCCGAGTTCGCTCGCTGGATGGGACCTTTGCTGGATGCCCTGCGCGCACTCGGCGGTTCGGCCAAACCACAGGAAGTGTCTCGCTGGATCGCGCGCGAGCTGAGCCTCCCGTCCGAGATCACCGAAGCCACCCTCAAGTCCGGCGCCAATCGCTTCCACAACCAGGTGCAGTGGGCTCGCCAGTACCTGGTGTGGCAAGGCCTTCTGGACGACAGCAAGCGCGGCACATGGACCCTGAGCCCGTTGGGTTGGAAGACTCGTCTCGACGAAGACGCGGCGCGAACCCTCTTCCTCGACCGGGTAAAGATCCAGCAGGCCGAACGCAGACAGCACGCGACCACGGAAACTCGCGTCGAGTCCAAAACGGCCGATGCCGAATCACCTGGGGAGCTGCAGGATCTTGGCCTGCTCGATGTCCTGAAATCCCTGCCGCCCTATGGTTTCGAGCTGATTTGTGGCCGCCTGCTGCGCGAGCACGGGTTCGAGGAAGTCGAAGTCACCCAGCGTTCGCGCGATGGCGGCATCGATGGCTACGGCCTGCTGCGCCTCAGTGCCTTCGTGAGCCTGCGTGTGGCCTTTCAGGCCAAGCGCTACAAGGATGTCGTCGCACGAAGCGCGGTGGGCGAATTCCGCAATGCCCTGCTCGGTCGCGCCGAGAAAGGTGTATTCATCACCACCGGCCGCTTCACTCAGGACGCTGAGGCCGAGGCCACTCGCGACGGCGTAGTGCCGATCGAGCTGATCGATGGCGAACAACTGACCGAGCTGTTCCAGGACAAGCTCATCGGCGTGAAGCCTAAAATGGTATATGAGATCGACCATGCCTTCTTTGACGAATTCCGCCGTGAATCCTGA
- the putA gene encoding bifunctional proline dehydrogenase/L-glutamate gamma-semialdehyde dehydrogenase PutA codes for MTQAILRPELPTDGTPARARITAAWLRDETEAVNDLLAQATLPPAEREQVIDVAAGLVTRVRARAKDQSAVESFMRQYDLSSEEGVLLMCVAEALLRIPDKATADKLIRDKLGEADWKKHLGQSESLFVNASTWGLMLTGHLVNLAEDTRHDFTGALKRLVGRAGEPAIRLAVRQAMRIMGHQFVMGQTIDEALDRCAKKEYAVYRYSYDMLGESALTAETAERYQEDYRRAIGRIGARGPFANHTDAPSISVKLSALHPRYEVAKREDARRLLTAKLLELSQLAMKQGIALSVDAEEADRLELSLDIIGDVFAHPSLEGWNGLGIVVQAYSKRTPFVIDWLVETARAAGRRWYVRLVKGAYWDAEIKRAQEQGLAGYPLYTRKPNTDVSYLACARKLFDAGVELIYPQFATHNAHSIAAVHHIARGRPFEFQRLHGMGTDLYAEVIGLQNLNVPCRVYAPVGTHEDLLPYLVRRLLENGANTSFVNRVVDETLPVRELVADPCETVRRFASIPHPRIPLPVNLYGELRKNSMGINFSNDNELKTMADAVNANAGPWTAAPLVPGATAVGPTVSVTNPADRRQVVGSYVSADSVTVDKAVANAVAAQPGWDRLPAASRAAILEHAAEQLEARRAEFIALCVREAGKSLPDAIAEVREAADFLRYYATMARRLFGQPEQLPGPTGESNQLFLNGRGVFVCISPWNFPLAIFLGQVSAALAAGNSVIAKPAEQTSLIGHAAVKLLHEAGVPLDVLQYLPGDGATVGAALTKDPRVAGVAFTGSTETAWAINRSLAARNAPIAALVAETGGQNAMIADSSALPEQIVKDVIASAFQSAGQRCSAARVLFVQEDIADKVVDMLAGAMAELKVGDPGQLSTDVGPVIDEDAKKILVDHAARMDAEAKKIGEVALDPATTANGTFFAPRAYEIPSLATLTREVFGPVLHIVRWKGSELAQVVEQINATGYGLTLGVHSRIDDTVEYIRSHARVGNCYVNRNQIGAVVGVQPFGGESLSGTGPKAGGPHYLLRFAGERTLTINTTAAGGNASLLTIGE; via the coding sequence GTGACCCAAGCCATTCTCCGCCCCGAACTTCCCACCGATGGCACGCCAGCGCGCGCGCGCATCACCGCCGCCTGGCTGCGCGACGAGACCGAAGCCGTCAACGACCTGCTGGCCCAGGCCACCCTGCCGCCGGCCGAGCGCGAGCAGGTGATCGACGTCGCCGCCGGCCTGGTTACCCGCGTGCGTGCGCGTGCGAAGGACCAGAGCGCGGTCGAGTCCTTCATGCGCCAGTACGACCTGTCCTCCGAGGAAGGCGTGCTGCTGATGTGCGTGGCCGAGGCCCTGCTGCGCATCCCGGACAAGGCCACCGCCGACAAGCTGATCCGCGACAAGCTCGGCGAGGCGGACTGGAAGAAGCACCTGGGCCAGAGCGAGTCGCTGTTCGTCAACGCCTCCACCTGGGGCCTGATGCTGACCGGCCACCTGGTGAACCTGGCCGAGGACACCCGCCACGATTTCACCGGCGCGCTGAAGCGGCTGGTCGGTCGCGCCGGCGAGCCGGCGATCCGCCTCGCCGTGCGCCAGGCGATGCGCATCATGGGCCACCAGTTCGTGATGGGGCAGACCATCGACGAGGCGCTGGACCGCTGCGCGAAGAAGGAATACGCGGTCTACCGCTACTCCTACGACATGCTGGGCGAGTCCGCGCTCACCGCCGAGACGGCCGAGCGCTACCAGGAGGACTACCGCCGCGCCATCGGCCGCATCGGCGCGCGCGGCCCGTTCGCCAACCACACCGACGCGCCGTCGATCTCGGTGAAGCTATCTGCGCTGCATCCGCGCTACGAAGTGGCCAAGCGCGAAGACGCACGCCGCCTGCTCACCGCCAAGCTACTGGAACTGTCGCAGCTGGCGATGAAGCAGGGCATCGCGCTCTCGGTAGACGCCGAGGAAGCGGATCGCCTGGAGCTGTCGCTGGATATCATCGGCGACGTGTTCGCGCATCCGTCGCTCGAAGGCTGGAACGGCCTCGGCATCGTGGTACAGGCCTACTCCAAGCGCACCCCGTTCGTGATCGACTGGCTGGTCGAGACCGCACGCGCCGCCGGCCGTCGCTGGTACGTGCGCCTGGTCAAGGGCGCCTACTGGGACGCCGAGATCAAGCGCGCGCAGGAACAGGGCCTGGCCGGCTATCCGCTGTACACGCGCAAGCCGAATACCGACGTGTCCTACCTGGCCTGCGCGCGCAAGCTGTTCGACGCCGGGGTCGAGCTGATCTACCCGCAGTTCGCCACCCACAACGCGCACTCGATCGCCGCCGTGCATCACATCGCGCGCGGCCGCCCGTTCGAGTTCCAGCGCCTGCACGGCATGGGCACCGACCTGTACGCCGAGGTGATCGGCCTGCAGAACCTCAACGTGCCGTGCCGCGTGTACGCGCCGGTCGGCACCCACGAGGACCTGCTGCCGTACCTGGTGCGCCGCCTGCTGGAAAACGGCGCCAACACCAGCTTCGTCAACCGCGTGGTGGATGAAACCCTGCCGGTGCGCGAACTGGTCGCCGACCCCTGCGAGACGGTGCGCCGCTTCGCGTCCATTCCCCACCCGCGCATCCCCTTGCCGGTCAACCTCTATGGCGAACTGCGGAAGAATTCCATGGGCATCAACTTCTCCAACGACAACGAACTGAAGACGATGGCCGACGCGGTCAACGCGAACGCCGGTCCGTGGACCGCCGCCCCGCTGGTGCCCGGCGCAACGGCCGTCGGCCCGACCGTGTCGGTGACCAACCCGGCCGACCGCCGCCAGGTCGTGGGCAGCTACGTCAGCGCCGACAGTGTCACCGTCGACAAGGCAGTGGCCAATGCCGTCGCCGCCCAGCCCGGCTGGGATCGCCTGCCCGCCGCCAGTCGAGCCGCGATCCTCGAGCATGCGGCGGAGCAGCTCGAAGCACGTCGCGCCGAATTCATCGCCTTGTGCGTGCGCGAGGCCGGCAAGAGCCTGCCCGACGCGATCGCGGAAGTTCGCGAGGCGGCCGACTTCCTGCGCTACTACGCCACCATGGCGCGCCGCCTGTTCGGCCAGCCCGAGCAGTTGCCCGGCCCCACCGGCGAGAGCAATCAATTGTTCCTCAACGGTCGCGGCGTGTTCGTCTGCATCAGCCCGTGGAACTTCCCGCTGGCGATCTTCCTGGGCCAGGTCAGCGCCGCACTGGCCGCCGGCAACAGCGTGATCGCCAAGCCGGCCGAGCAGACTTCGCTGATCGGCCACGCCGCGGTGAAGCTGCTGCACGAGGCCGGCGTGCCACTCGATGTGCTGCAGTACCTGCCCGGCGATGGCGCCACCGTCGGCGCCGCGCTCACGAAAGACCCGCGCGTGGCCGGCGTGGCCTTCACCGGCTCCACCGAAACCGCCTGGGCGATCAACCGGAGCTTGGCCGCGCGCAACGCGCCGATCGCCGCGCTGGTCGCCGAGACCGGCGGCCAGAACGCGATGATCGCCGACTCCTCCGCCCTGCCCGAGCAGATCGTCAAGGACGTGATCGCCTCCGCGTTCCAGTCCGCCGGCCAGCGCTGCTCGGCCGCGCGCGTGCTGTTCGTGCAGGAGGACATCGCCGACAAGGTGGTCGACATGCTCGCTGGCGCGATGGCCGAACTGAAGGTCGGCGACCCCGGCCAGCTCTCCACCGACGTCGGCCCGGTGATCGACGAGGACGCGAAGAAGATCCTGGTCGACCACGCCGCGCGCATGGACGCCGAGGCAAAAAAGATCGGCGAAGTCGCGCTTGATCCGGCGACCACCGCCAACGGCACCTTCTTCGCCCCGCGCGCCTACGAGATTCCGTCGCTCGCCACGCTGACCCGCGAAGTGTTCGGCCCGGTGCTGCACATCGTGCGCTGGAAAGGCAGCGAGCTGGCCCAGGTGGTCGAGCAGATCAACGCCACCGGCTACGGCCTCACCCTGGGCGTGCACAGCCGCATCGACGACACCGTGGAATACATCCGCAGCCACGCCCGCGTCGGCAACTGCTACGTCAACCGCAACCAGATCGGTGCGGTGGTCGGCGTGCAGCCGTTCGGCGGCGAAAGCCTCTCCGGCACCGGCCCCAAGGCCGGCGGCCCGCACTACCTCTTGCGCTTCGCCGGCGAACGCACGCTCACCATCAACACCACCGCCGCCGGCGGCAACGCCTCGCTGCTGACCATCGGCGAGTAA
- the coxB gene encoding cytochrome c oxidase subunit II: MTSGGIRRSFTAAAALALASFGSVALAAPGPWQLNMERGASTWSQVPYHLNNISLAVCTVIGVLVFGAMFVAMFRFRKSRGAVAEKWSHNTTVEVVWTTIPVLILITLAYLATGGLTSWADTTGSQMTVKVTGYQWKWRYDYVDYLGKSIDKVGFMSKLDSQSDQTRQLGSGMDPFAVKVGDESTYLLNVDKPLVVPVDTKIRFVITSGDVIHSWWVPATGWKIDAIPGIINAAWANFTAPGTYRGQCAELCGQDHGFMPIVVVVKSKADFAKWLAEQEAQSAAPAPAPQTAQVAAPVAGKQG, from the coding sequence ATGACATCTGGCGGCATCAGGCGATCATTCACGGCAGCGGCGGCTCTCGCCCTTGCATCGTTCGGCAGCGTGGCCCTGGCCGCCCCCGGCCCGTGGCAGCTGAACATGGAGCGCGGCGCGAGCACCTGGTCGCAGGTGCCGTACCACCTGAACAACATTTCGCTCGCCGTGTGCACGGTAATCGGCGTGCTGGTGTTCGGCGCGATGTTCGTCGCGATGTTCCGCTTCCGCAAATCGCGCGGCGCGGTGGCCGAGAAGTGGTCGCACAACACCACGGTGGAAGTGGTCTGGACCACCATCCCGGTACTGATCCTGATCACCCTGGCCTACCTGGCCACCGGCGGCCTCACCAGCTGGGCCGACACCACCGGTTCGCAGATGACCGTCAAGGTCACCGGCTACCAGTGGAAGTGGCGCTACGACTATGTCGATTACCTGGGCAAGTCGATCGACAAGGTCGGCTTCATGTCCAAGCTCGATTCGCAGAGCGACCAGACCCGCCAGCTCGGCTCGGGCATGGACCCGTTCGCGGTCAAGGTGGGCGACGAAAGCACCTACCTGCTGAACGTCGACAAGCCGCTGGTGGTGCCGGTCGACACCAAGATCCGCTTCGTGATCACCAGTGGCGACGTGATCCATTCCTGGTGGGTGCCGGCGACCGGCTGGAAGATCGACGCGATCCCCGGAATCATCAATGCGGCGTGGGCCAACTTCACCGCGCCGGGCACCTACCGCGGCCAGTGCGCCGAGTTGTGCGGCCAGGATCACGGCTTCATGCCGATCGTGGTGGTGGTGAAGTCCAAGGCGGACTTCGCCAAGTGGCTGGCCGAGCAGGAGGCGCAGTCCGCCGCGCCGGCGCCGGCACCGCAAACCGCGCAGGTCGCCGCTCCGGTTGCCGGCAAGCAGGGCTGA